The region TTACTATTTCAAACCGATTGTTCAATTGTTTTATTATCCATTGTGTGTGCTGGTTCGACTTAAGGCTCTTCCATGGGATGCACCTCAAACTAATCGTAACACTTTGGCGGTGTGTAAACCAAATACATGTTTTTTGTATGTCTTAATGTGCATTGTTGGACGCTAGTTGCTGTCTGGTCTAATATGATAGATATACTGTCATTATTATAGCACATTATGACTCTTCCAGTGCTTACATTTAATTTGCACCATACCAGTTTGTTCTTTTAGCATTTGTTTGTCTTTTATTAGCATGGTATATGCAAGCATTTCTTTCACTATATATTGCTGTAAGATGTTCTAGTTACCACTTCTGACTATGACAGAACACTCCCTTATTCTCGGAACAATTGTGACCATTTTCTTTTACTGCAGGGAGCAGAGCTGCACAAGTGTACATCAAGATTGCTAACTGCCATTTGAAGGTTGAATTTTATTCTGTTTTGTCAGTTTGTCATCttgattaatcataaaattgcAATGGAATACGATACTTATGGTGCTTGTTGGTTCTCTGAACAGGGTGACAGTAAGCATGAAGCTGCATCAGCCTATGTGGAGGCGGCAAATTGCTATAAGAAGTTCTCTCCTCAGGGTATTCTCTACGGTTTAAAGCACGGACACGTCATTAATTTCCCAATTACATATCTCCCAGTCCCACACAATTGCACAttgctaaataaattttgttagatTAAAGTTGCATTTGATGTACAACTGTTACTTCtatttcatatacaactttAACGATTAACCTACACTTTTATCATAATCTGGACCTACCTCAATCAATGGGAATATATctactccccccccccccccccaattcACTCCTAATTTATAGGTCTTGAGAGTGAATGTAGTGGCATCATTTAGTATTCTTTATATAAGATACTAGATTTGAAACAGTAAGTTGCACAGTTTCTCTACATTCATTTGAGTATGAAACATGGGGTTCACCGTTCACTCGTGTTACTTATTCCGGTCTGATAATGGCTGTTCCCTTTCAACCTTTGTCAGCACTATAATTTCACTTCCATATTCTTAATGACAAGTAAAATTTTCGTTGAATTTAAATGTGTGGAATGGAGATTTATTTGTTGCATTCTGATCTGACTCAAAACATGTAGTCTACTTTCCATGGTTCTAAATGGGTGATTATTTGTGATGATATAGCaaaaattggatttttttggGCTATAAACCATTGCATATTGGCTCTTGAGAcatattgaatccttgctaTGCCCCTTAAAACAAGAAGATTATAGGATGAGAAGTTGAGTAAGCATCAGCACatattatttgaatttaaattttaatgtagTGAGAATGTGTTTGTTTTGAAGGACTACAGCATGGAACAtacacattgattatttttattgagcATATATTGCTTCTCTAACTTTAAGtcctttaaatattttaaaatagtgaAATTCAAAAGTACAATTTCATTGCAGTTGCATATACTTGGGCACTTGGCCATCTATGCTTAGTCTTTCCATGATATTGATTTATGTTATTTCCCCCGGTAAAAAGATGTTTACCTCAGAATAGTTAGTTAACTACCTTTATTAACATTGGATCAATTCTATGCAGAGGCTGCACAAGCGCTAAACCAGGCTGTTAATCTTTTCTTGGAAATTGGTAGATTGAACATGGCAGCAAGATACAGCAAGGTGAattatcatttcattttctaTGCAAAAGTATTGTTATCTTAATGATTAGTATGCCTGATTGATGACTTGTttgagaacttttttttttaaaaataaattggaggGTCATGCTGATGGTGGTGTTAACTTTGTGCATATTCAGGACATTGGTGAGATATATCAGCAAGAGCAAGACTTAGAGAAGGCTTCAGATTACCTGGAAAGAGCGGCTGATCTTTTTGACAGTGAGGGTCAATCATCTCAATCAAACAGTATCAAGCAGAAAGTTGCAGAAATTGCTGCTCAGTTGGAACAGTAAGACCATCTTAATTAAATTCATAGTAATTTTCTGATTGTATTGTACTATTCTGCTGATCTATTACATGAGGATTTCTAAACTCCATACAATTTAATATGATAAACAAAGTGGGCTGCCAAAGTTGATATGAATGCTTTACTATATCTTAATGAAGTTGTACCATGCCCCTGCCTTTTCTTCTACTTTAACATCAAATTAACAGCTAGTTTATGACTTCTACATTAGTCTTGTGTTATGTGACagcatttattatttattggcatgtttaatattttcttatatctcaatttttttttaatattttgattattgTATTGATATGGTGGTAGTTGCTGAATACTGTGTTTTGACATCCGAGTCATGCCAAAGATTAAGGTTGAATTATATGCAAAATATCCAGTCAAAGGGGAAGACCACATTTATCCTTTGAGAACTGGGAATTGGTTTATGCTGCTTTGTGGACAGAAGACACTGTTATCTCACCTTGAGTTTAGCCCTTAATAAGTTTGATCCCCTTACATATTGAGTTTTGCCCCTAATAAACAtgattgaatatattttgttgcatgCAACCTGCTAAGTGATCTTATGCATAAATCACTTGATGCTAAATAAAACAACTAATATTTGGCAAGCTAGGCCAGCTCTTGTTGGTATTGTCATGTGTGGCAGTTTCAATGTGACAAGGGCTCAATACATATTCTTGGCTGATTGGAAGCAGATTAGGATAGTatatgagacatggtttctggGATCTGTTATGAGAGGAGCCTTACTCTTAGATATTGAGTCAAATTATaatctgtttttattttgagcTAGCAAGAAATAGATCTACCCTCAGTACCATTCAAATTGCAACTCACAGCACCAACTTGCCCGTGATAATCTTCTGATATTATCCTCACTGAACACATTCCATTTATAGAACCACATTCCATTTATGGCACATAATTAGGTGGCGTAACTTTCTGTACGTCATGCTGAAAACTACATATCATAAAGCTTGATTTCCTTGTTACTAATCTGAGCTTAATCCCACTAATGGACTGGTGCAAGATCTACCCAAATCTCTGTATGTTGTACTTTGtagttcttttttccttttttatggTTCTTCTGTGGTACATTGCCAACTTGTGTTCTTAACGTGTCTGGGCAAATTAGCACCATGACATAATTAACATGATGCAAgtatctttttgttttgacTCTTGAGATGTCACTCAATTCATATTTCAATTTTCAGATACCCGAAGGCAACTGAGATATTTGAAGCTATTGCTCGCCAATCAATCAACAACAATCTTCTTAAATACAGTGTGAGAGGTATTCTCCTCAATGCAGGCATTTGCCAGCTATGTAGAGGTGATGCTGTTGCTATCACAAATTCAATGGAGCGATATCAGGTGTGCACTGTTCTGTCCAAATCATAGTGCTATGTATCAGTCATATTACTAAAGATGTTTACCTATTTTGCAGGACATTGACCCGACATTCTCAGGGACACGCGAATATAAGCTTTTATCTGTATGATACAGTTCTCTTTGCACGTCTAATTTCATTCCTTGTATTCATTGCATGCCACTCTTTAATAGTAACATTTTTCCACTAGTGATCATGAAATTTTAAGTCAGATATAGTAAACGTAGCTATATTATTTGAAGGAGCTTCTGGGGTCTGAATATTTTCCCTGCAGGATCTTGCTGCAGCTATCGATGAAGGAGATGTTGCCAAGTTCACTGATGCCATCAAGGAATTTGACAGCATGACACGTCTGGTATGTTCATTTAGAAAACCGAAGTGTAGTTTTTACTCTTATATGTCTGGTGGATGACTTATCTATAACATCGAAGTCCAATTAGCCCAtattatataatcatataaaaataagcaaCATAAACCTTGCTTACTAGGCTCaaactacacaacttatgtTTGGATATGAAGCCATGTTTaatgataattatttattacttcCACAGTAAGTTTGCATAAATACCTTCACTGATTCCTGTTGGCATTGTT is a window of Oryza brachyantha chromosome 8, ObraRS2, whole genome shotgun sequence DNA encoding:
- the LOC102712100 gene encoding alpha-soluble NSF attachment protein 2, with protein sequence MGDHEARGDDFEKKAEKKLSGWGIFGSKYEDAADLFDKGANSFKLAKNWSRAAQVYIKIANCHLKGDSKHEAASAYVEAANCYKKFSPQEAAQALNQAVNLFLEIGRLNMAARYSKDIGEIYQQEQDLEKASDYLERAADLFDSEGQSSQSNSIKQKVAEIAAQLEQYPKATEIFEAIARQSINNNLLKYSVRGILLNAGICQLCRGDAVAITNSMERYQDIDPTFSGTREYKLLSDLAAAIDEGDVAKFTDAIKEFDSMTRLDPWKTTLLLRAKNELKKKEDDEDDLT